In one window of Arachis ipaensis cultivar K30076 chromosome B06, Araip1.1, whole genome shotgun sequence DNA:
- the LOC107604922 gene encoding aquaporin SIP1-2 — protein sequence MVRAIKAAIGDGVLTFMWVFCSSMLGIASSSITRFLDIQHLHYNGFPYPSFLVTTFLVFVLVFVFTIIGNALGGASFNPTGTAAFYAIGLGSDSLFSMALRFPAQALGAAGGALAIMEIIPSKYKHMMGGPSLKVDLHTGAVVEGVLTFVITFAVLYIILKGPRSDLLKTWLLAMSTVALVMVGSAYTGPSMNPANAFGWAYLNNWHNTWDQFYVYWICPFVGAIFAAWFFRAIFPPPEATQEKKQKKA from the exons ATGGTTCGTGCTATAAAGGCTGCAATTGGTGATGGGGTGTTGACTTTCATGTGGGTGTTCTGTTCCTCCATGTTGGGGATAGCTTCAAGCTCCATAACAAGATTTCTTGACATTCAGCACCTCCATTACAATGGCTTCCCTTACCCTTCATTCCTTGTCACAACTTTCCTTGTTTTCGTACTTGTCTTTGTGTTCACCATCATTGGCAATGCCTTGGGTGGTGCCAGCTTCAATCCCACTGGCACTGCTGCGTTCTATGCTATTGGTCTCGGCTCTGACTCACTCTTCTCCATGGCTCTGCGCTTCCCTGCCCag GCTCTTGGTGCTGCTGGTGGAGCTTTGGCAATTATGGAGATAATTCCTTCGAAATACAAACACATGATGGGAGGCCCTTCATTGAAAGTGGATCTGCACACCGGTGCTGTTGTTGAGGGAGTGTTGACTTTTGTGATCACTTTTGCTGTGCTCTACATAATCCTCAAGGGCCCTCGTAGTGACTTGCTCAAGACTTGGTTGCTCGCCATGTCGACCGTCGCACTAGTCATGGTTGGATCGGCTTACACCGGTCCATCCATGAATCCTGCCAAT GCGTTTGGTTGGGCATACCTAAATAACTGGCACAACACATGGGATCAATTCTATGTATACTGGATCTGCCCCTTCGTCGGAGCAATATTTGCCGCATGGTTTTTCCGCGCCATCTTCCCCCCACCAGAAGCTACACAGGAGAAGAAAcagaagaaagcatga